A stretch of DNA from Streptomyces xanthii:
GCCTACACCGCGCTGCGCTCCACCTACCGCCACGAGGCCGACTCGATCATCGGCTTCCAGATGCTGAACGACCCGTCCTACGTCAAGGACGCCGCCTCCTTCCAGAAGGCGGCCCAGCACATCAGCTACGCCTTCAACTGGTTCTACGCGGACTCCCGGGACATCGCGTACTACAACAGCGGTGCCAACCCGGTGCGCGCCGAGAACGTCGACATGTCGCTGCCCGTGAAGGCGGAACAGGCCTACGAATGGCGGGACTTCGACCCGGCCGACAACACGTCCGCCCACACCCCGCCCGCCCAGCACCCGCACTCGGTGAACCAGGACTACTACATCTCCTGGAACAACAAGCAGGCCAAGGGCTTCGGCGCCGCCAACTTCAGCCTCGGCGCCGTGCACCGCGCCGACCTCCTCGACGGCCGGGTGAAGAAGCTCACCGCCGAGGGCGGCGTCACCCGCGCCTCCCTCACCCGGGCCATGGAGGAGGCGGCCGTCACCGACCTGCGCGGGGAGCAGGTCCTGCCCGAACTCCTGAAGGTGCTGAGGAGCGGGCCGATCACCGACCCGGCGCTCTCCAAGGCCGTGCAGCAGCTGGAGGCCTGGCGCAAGGGCGGGGCGCAGCGCAACCAGGCCTCCGCAGGCTCGAAGGCGTACGCCCACCCGGACGCCGTCCGGATCATGGACGCGTGGTGGCCGCTCCTCGTGAAGGCCGCGTTCGAGCCGGGGCTCGGCGGCGACCTCTACCAGGCGCTCACCGGTCAGCTCGCCGTCGACGAGGCACCGTCGGCCGGCCACGGGCCGACCGGCTCGCACGCCGGATCCGCGTTCCAGTACGGCTGGTGGGGCTACGTCGACAAGGACCTGCGCGCGGTCCTCGGCGAGCCCGTGCAGGGCGCGCTGGGCAAGAGGTACTGCGGCGCCGGCGACCTGTCGTCCTGCCGTGACGCGCTCCTCGCCTCACTCGCCGCGGCGGTCGCGAAGCCCGCGACCGAGGTCTATCCCGGGGACGACACCTGCAAGGCGGGGGACCAGTGGTGCGCGGACACGATCGTGCACCGCGCCGTCGGCGGGATCTCCCACCGCTCGATGCAGTGGCAGAACCGGCCCACGTACCAGCAGGTCGTCGAGTTCCCGGCGCACCGGTGAGCTGAGCGGACCACACACGGAAGCGGCCGGGCGTCCGCCCGGCCGCTGTCCCGTTCCCGTGGCGTCCTCAGCCGAGTTCGCGCTCCCGGGTCTCCGGCAGCGCGAGCACGCACAGCAGCGAGATGACGGCCATCGCGCTCACGTACCAGCCCACCGACGACGAGCCGAACGCGCTCTGCAGCCGCGTCGCCACCAGCGGCGCGACGGCGCCGCCGAGCACACCGCCCAGGTTGTACGCGAACGAGGCGCCCGAGTAGCGCACCCGGACCGAGAACAGCTCCGGCAGATAGGCGCCCATCGGGCCGTACACCACGCCCATGCAGAACAGGGCCCCGCCGAGGGCCAGCGCGATCAGGACCGGCTGCTCGGTGTCCATCAGCAGGAACAGCACCGGCCCCCACACCACCGCGAGGCCCGAGCCGGCGAGGACCGTGCGGCGCCGCCCGCCCGCGTCCGAGCGCGTCGCGGCGAGCCAGGTCCCGGCCGCGAGGAACAGACAGGCCACGAGCGACACGGCGAGCATCGTGCCGCGCGGCACGCCCAGCGTCTTCGTGCCGTAGGCGAGGCAGTAGGTGGTGGCGGTGTAGAAGAGGCCGTACGCGACGACCATGCCGCCCGCGCCGAGCAGGATCTCCTTCGGGTGCCGCTTGAACACCTCCAGGGCCGGTGCCCTGCTGGCCTCCTGGTCCGCCATCACCTTGGCGAACACGGGCGTCTCGCTGATCTTCAGCCGCACGAACAGGCCGACGGCGACCAGGAGGAAGGACAGCAGGAACGGGATCCGCCAGCCCCAGGACCGGAACGCCTCGTCCGAGAGGGACTCGGACAGCAGCCAGAAGATGCCGGTCGCCGCGAAGAAGCCGACCGACGGGCCGAGTTGGGGGAATGCCGCGAACAGGCCGCGCCGCCCGCGCGGCGCGTGCTCCACGGCGAGCAGCGCCGCCCCGCCCCACTCGCCGCCGAGCCCGACGCCCTGGAGGAAGCGCAGCAGCACGAGCAGCAGCGGGGCCCAGACGCCGAGCGTGGAGTAGCCGGGCAGCAGGCCGACGCACGCCGTCGACAGGCCCATCAGCAGCAGCGAGGCGACGAGCACCGACTTGCGGCCGATCCGGTCGCCGAAGTGACCGAACAGCAGGGAGCCGATCGGGCGGGCGGCGAACGCGACGGCGTACGTCGAAAAGGACGCCAAAGTGGCGTTGAGGGAGGACAGGTTGGGGAAGAACGCCTCGTTCAGGACGAGCGCGGCGGCCGTTCCGTAGACGTAGAAGTCGTAGAACTCGATGGCCGTGCCGATGAAACTGGCGACCGCCACGCGCCGTAGGCGCTCCGGCTGAGGGGCCGCGGCTGTGTCGTCCTGGGCTGGGTCTTCCCTGGTGGGGTCGTCTTTGAGCACGGCTGCACTGTCGCGGTCGGTGCAGTATGCAGTCAATCCCCGAGACGGGGCGTCTCGGGGATTGAGATGCTTTCCGGGTCTCTTCCGAGGCGCCTACTTGTAGGTCAGGTACTGCCGGCGCACCGCGCGGAACTTCTCCAGTTCGCCGTGCCAGCCCTGGACGACCTCGTCCGTGTCCGCGCCCTTGTCGATCATCGTGCGGACCTGGGTCGAGCCCGTGAGCTTGTCGATCCAGTTGTCGGAGCGCCAGGCGAAGCCGCTCCAGGCCGACTTGGCGGTGACGAGGAGCGCGATCCCGGTGCGGACCGGATCGAAGGCCTCGCGGTCGTCGACGTGGATCTGCACGCCGCCCACGGTCTTGCCCTGGAACTTGGAGAACGTCGGCGCGAAGTACGCCTCCCTGAAGTGCACACCGGGCAGCGCGAGTTCGTTCGCGGCGGCGGCCCAGCGCGCGTCGATCCCCTCGGCGCCGAGGAGTTCGAAGGGGCGGGTCGTGCCGCGCCCCTCGGAGAGGTTCGTGCCCTCGAAAAGACAGGTGCCCGAGTAGACCAGGGCCGTGTCCGGGGTCGGCATGTTCGGGCTCGGCGGCACCCACGGCAGGCCCGAGGCGTCGTAGAAGTCGCGGCGCTTCCAGCCGGTCATCGTCACCGTGGCCAGCTCGACCGGCTTGTCCAGGTACTCGCCGTTGAACAGCCGCGCCAGCTCCGTGACCGTCATGCCGTGTGCCTGCGCGATCTCGCGCCGGCCCACGAACGTCGCGAACTCCTTGTGCAGGACCGGCCCGTACGCGTCGCGCCCGGTCACCGGGTTCGGCCGGTCCAGGACGACGAACCTCTTGCCGGCGAGCCGTGCCGCCTCCATGCAGTCGTACAGGGTCCAGATGTACGTGTAGAAGCGGGCGCCCACGTCCTGGATGTCGAAGACGACCGTGTCGACACCGGACGCCGTGAAGATGTCGGCGAGCGCCTGACCGCTCTTCAAGTACGTGTCGTAGACCGGCAGCCCGGTCGCCGGGTCGTCGTAACGCCCCTCCGAGCCGCCCGCCTGCGCCGTGCCGCGGAAGCCGTGCTCGGGGCCGAACACGGCCTTCAGGTCGACGCGGTCGTCCGCGTGCATGACGTCCACGATGTGCCGCACGTCCCGGGTCACGCCGGTGGGGTTGGTGACGACGCCGACCTTCTGCCCGGACAGCAGCCCGTAGCCGTCGGCCGCGAGGCGCTCGAAACCGGTGCGCAGGCCCGGCCCGCGCCCCTGCCCGTCCACCGTCGCGGCGCCCGCCGTGCCGCTCCCCGCACCCAGCGCGCCGGCCACCCCCGCGCCCGCCGCGAGCAGCACCCGTCTCGACACGTTCATCCGTGCACCTCCGTGATCGCCGGAACTGGTCTGGTCCTCTCGCCGCACGCTAGTCCCCGGACCCCGTCCGGGGAACGGATCTTGCGCGCATCCGTGTCCCGCGCCCCCTTTCCCCACGACATACCGACTGGTTAGTGTGCTGAGGCAACCTGAGTCACGGCGTGCCGAAGGAGACCGATGGTGGAGAGTCCGCAGGGCCAGTCAGTCGTCGTCACGGGCGCGGGCGGCGGTATCGGCGCCGCCCTCGCCCGCCGCTTCGCCGCCGCCGGCGCCCGCGTCGTCGTCAACGACCTCGACGCCGCCAAGGCCGCCGCGGTCGCCGAGGAGATCGGCGCGACCGCCGTCCCCGGCGACGCCTCGGCGATCGTCGACGACGCCCGGGACGCCCTCGGCGGCACCGTCGACGTCTGGTGCGCCAACGCGGGCCTCTCCTCCGGCGGCACCGAGTCCGCGGACCCCGCGGTGTGGGCCGCCGCCTGGGACGTCAACGTGATGGCGCACGTGCGCGCCGCCCAGGCCCTGCTCCCGGACTGGCTGGAGCGCGGCAGCGGCCGCTTCGTCTCCACCGTCTCCGCCGCCGGACTGCTCACCATGATCGGCGCCGCCCCGTACAGCGTCACCAAGCACGGCGCCTACGCCTTCGCCGAGTGGCTCTCGCTCACCTACCGGCACCGCGGCATCAAGGTGCACGCCATCTGCCCGCAGGGCGTGCGCACCGACATGCTCACCGAGGCCGGATCCGCCGGTGACCTCGTCCTCGCGCCCACCGCCATCGAACCGGAGGACGTCGCCGACGCCCTGTTCGCGGGCATGGCCGAGGACCGCTTCCTGATCCTGCCGCAC
This window harbors:
- a CDS encoding MFS transporter — encoded protein: MAVASFIGTAIEFYDFYVYGTAAALVLNEAFFPNLSSLNATLASFSTYAVAFAARPIGSLLFGHFGDRIGRKSVLVASLLLMGLSTACVGLLPGYSTLGVWAPLLLVLLRFLQGVGLGGEWGGAALLAVEHAPRGRRGLFAAFPQLGPSVGFFAATGIFWLLSESLSDEAFRSWGWRIPFLLSFLLVAVGLFVRLKISETPVFAKVMADQEASRAPALEVFKRHPKEILLGAGGMVVAYGLFYTATTYCLAYGTKTLGVPRGTMLAVSLVACLFLAAGTWLAATRSDAGGRRRTVLAGSGLAVVWGPVLFLLMDTEQPVLIALALGGALFCMGVVYGPMGAYLPELFSVRVRYSGASFAYNLGGVLGGAVAPLVATRLQSAFGSSSVGWYVSAMAVISLLCVLALPETRERELG
- a CDS encoding exo-beta-N-acetylmuramidase NamZ family protein, whose product is MNVSRRVLLAAGAGVAGALGAGSGTAGAATVDGQGRGPGLRTGFERLAADGYGLLSGQKVGVVTNPTGVTRDVRHIVDVMHADDRVDLKAVFGPEHGFRGTAQAGGSEGRYDDPATGLPVYDTYLKSGQALADIFTASGVDTVVFDIQDVGARFYTYIWTLYDCMEAARLAGKRFVVLDRPNPVTGRDAYGPVLHKEFATFVGRREIAQAHGMTVTELARLFNGEYLDKPVELATVTMTGWKRRDFYDASGLPWVPPSPNMPTPDTALVYSGTCLFEGTNLSEGRGTTRPFELLGAEGIDARWAAAANELALPGVHFREAYFAPTFSKFQGKTVGGVQIHVDDREAFDPVRTGIALLVTAKSAWSGFAWRSDNWIDKLTGSTQVRTMIDKGADTDEVVQGWHGELEKFRAVRRQYLTYK
- a CDS encoding SDR family oxidoreductase — its product is MVESPQGQSVVVTGAGGGIGAALARRFAAAGARVVVNDLDAAKAAAVAEEIGATAVPGDASAIVDDARDALGGTVDVWCANAGLSSGGTESADPAVWAAAWDVNVMAHVRAAQALLPDWLERGSGRFVSTVSAAGLLTMIGAAPYSVTKHGAYAFAEWLSLTYRHRGIKVHAICPQGVRTDMLTEAGSAGDLVLAPTAIEPEDVADALFAGMAEDRFLILPHPEVAGYYAGRAAAPDRWLATMNHIQQKWEAGR